In Methanoregula sp., a single window of DNA contains:
- a CDS encoding PAS domain-containing protein: MKSTWFWRRNLTARLICSFLILSLLIVCLVGIIVYFQATQSLTRSVDDRLNAVATLKEDVLNNWVDDQTQDVVMIAGIPEIRKQSGILFSLPDTSPERKQAYAELSGFLPQVISRTTYTDEIFIIDLNGTIAVSSDRTHEGRSVATDPYFPQGRSRTLATTVYSSTPDEKPAIIIVSPLFDMEGKRTGVLASRISLAHIDRIILERSGLGRSGETYLVDQSHWIVSETPLMMNGTYLQFVQSEGIDAALRGKDGSGFYRNYAGIPVVGVYRWLDNQDVALLAEISQDEAFAPARDLALTILYTGIILSLILAAGMYLLAHQITRPVLEIADTAARVTAGDLSRQAPVLTDDEVGLLAVAFNDMTRKLRQTLEGLETNLSELKERDEALQKSEHKYRTLVENIPQNIFLKDLNSVYVSCNENYASTLNIRPEEITGKTDYDFFPGECAEKYRADDKRLMSAGQTEEIVEQFLLNGKMRWINTIKTPVKDIDGSITGIQGIFWDITDKKRADEDLRKLYSELEHRVAERTADLRLAQGALYQANKKLNLLSGITRHDITNQLHALSGYLEISKISVGDPVVTLEYIAKEEKIADTLAHQISFTKEYEDLGVNAPMWQNVNLIVKSIITRLPMRNISVDAGDPDLEVFADPLLEKVFYNLIDNALRYGGEQMTTLRVKNRDDNGDLVIIVEDDGNGISAGDKRKLFTKGFGKQTGLGLFLSREILSITGITITETGEPGKGARFEMLVPKGAYRF, translated from the coding sequence ATGAAGAGCACCTGGTTCTGGCGCCGGAATCTGACAGCACGGCTGATCTGCTCGTTTCTCATCTTATCCCTGCTGATCGTATGTCTCGTGGGAATTATCGTCTATTTCCAGGCCACCCAGTCCCTTACCCGTTCGGTTGATGACAGGCTCAATGCGGTGGCCACCTTAAAAGAAGACGTGCTGAACAACTGGGTTGATGACCAGACGCAGGATGTGGTCATGATAGCGGGGATCCCGGAAATCCGCAAACAGTCCGGCATCCTCTTCTCATTGCCGGACACTTCCCCGGAAAGAAAACAGGCATATGCCGAGCTCTCCGGTTTCCTTCCCCAGGTGATTTCCCGGACAACATACACGGATGAAATATTCATTATTGACCTGAATGGCACGATAGCTGTCTCAAGCGACAGGACTCATGAAGGGCGGTCGGTTGCCACGGATCCGTATTTCCCGCAAGGCCGATCCAGGACGCTTGCAACAACGGTCTATTCTTCAACTCCTGATGAAAAACCGGCCATCATCATTGTATCCCCGTTATTCGATATGGAGGGAAAGCGCACCGGTGTACTGGCCTCACGCATTTCCCTTGCCCATATAGATCGCATTATTCTCGAACGTTCCGGCCTTGGAAGGAGCGGGGAAACCTATCTTGTTGACCAGTCCCACTGGATTGTCTCAGAAACTCCTCTCATGATGAATGGGACCTATTTGCAGTTCGTCCAGTCTGAAGGGATCGATGCTGCACTCCGGGGCAAAGATGGTTCCGGCTTTTACCGGAATTATGCAGGGATTCCCGTTGTCGGGGTCTACCGCTGGCTGGATAACCAGGACGTGGCCCTCCTTGCCGAGATAAGCCAGGACGAGGCATTTGCGCCGGCACGAGATCTTGCCCTGACCATATTGTATACCGGGATAATCCTGTCCCTTATCCTTGCAGCAGGCATGTACCTGCTGGCCCACCAGATAACCCGGCCTGTCCTGGAAATTGCCGATACTGCAGCCCGGGTCACTGCAGGAGACCTCAGCCGGCAGGCCCCGGTCCTGACCGACGATGAAGTCGGCCTCCTTGCAGTTGCCTTTAATGACATGACCAGAAAACTGCGGCAGACCCTGGAAGGTCTTGAAACGAACCTCAGTGAACTTAAGGAACGGGATGAAGCCTTACAGAAATCGGAACACAAATACCGGACCCTTGTGGAGAATATTCCGCAGAATATCTTCCTAAAAGATCTCAATTCCGTGTATGTTTCCTGTAATGAGAACTATGCATCTACCTTGAACATCAGGCCCGAGGAAATTACCGGAAAGACCGACTATGATTTTTTCCCCGGAGAATGTGCAGAAAAATACCGGGCCGACGATAAGCGGCTGATGTCTGCCGGGCAGACCGAAGAGATTGTCGAGCAGTTCCTGCTCAACGGGAAGATGCGCTGGATCAATACCATCAAGACCCCGGTAAAAGATATCGACGGGAGCATCACCGGCATCCAGGGAATATTCTGGGATATCACCGACAAGAAACGGGCGGACGAAGATCTCAGGAAACTATATTCCGAGCTGGAACACCGGGTAGCCGAACGGACTGCGGATCTCAGGCTGGCGCAGGGGGCGTTGTATCAGGCAAATAAAAAACTCAATCTTCTCTCAGGCATAACCCGGCACGATATCACGAACCAGCTCCATGCTCTGTCAGGATATCTTGAAATCTCCAAGATATCTGTCGGTGATCCGGTCGTCACACTGGAGTATATTGCAAAGGAGGAGAAGATCGCAGATACCCTTGCCCACCAGATCAGTTTCACCAAGGAATATGAGGATCTGGGTGTGAATGCCCCCATGTGGCAGAATGTAAACCTGATAGTCAAAAGCATCATCACCCGGCTTCCCATGCGGAATATCAGCGTTGATGCCGGAGATCCTGACCTGGAAGTGTTTGCAGATCCGCTCCTGGAAAAAGTGTTCTACAATCTCATCGATAATGCCCTGCGGTACGGGGGAGAGCAGATGACTACCCTCCGTGTAAAGAACCGTGATGACAACGGCGATCTGGTTATCATTGTTGAAGATGATGGCAACGGCATCAGCGCCGGGGATAAAAGGAAGTTGTTCACGAAAGGATTTGGCAAGCAAACCGGTCTTGGCCTCTTCCTCTCCCGCGAGATCCTTTCGATTACCGGCATCACGATTACTGAAACCGGCGAACCCGGGAAAGGCGCCCGGTTCGAGATGCTGGTACCGAAAGGGGCGTACCGGTTTTGA
- a CDS encoding 2-oxoacid:acceptor oxidoreductase family protein, whose amino-acid sequence MRHEVRFSGFGGQGIILSAVIIGRAAVMYDNKYAVQTQVYGPEARGGASMSQVIIDDDPILYPKVATPDIYLIMSQEGFEKYGAVAEDPSIMLVDSTLVHSRPKCRCIEIPATREAKLTLKKDIVANIVMLGALVAATHVVSEESLKKAILDSVPKGTEDLNLKAMQLGLQLGKQP is encoded by the coding sequence ATGAGGCACGAAGTGCGGTTCTCCGGGTTTGGCGGCCAGGGGATCATCCTCTCGGCAGTGATTATCGGGAGGGCTGCTGTCATGTACGACAACAAGTATGCCGTCCAGACGCAGGTCTATGGGCCGGAAGCCCGGGGCGGGGCCTCGATGAGCCAGGTGATCATTGACGATGATCCCATCCTCTACCCTAAGGTAGCCACCCCCGACATCTACCTGATCATGTCGCAGGAAGGCTTCGAGAAGTACGGGGCCGTGGCCGAAGACCCCTCGATCATGCTGGTCGATTCCACCCTCGTCCACTCCCGGCCGAAGTGCCGGTGCATCGAGATCCCGGCCACCCGGGAAGCTAAACTGACGCTCAAAAAAGACATTGTGGCAAACATCGTGATGCTCGGGGCCCTCGTTGCCGCAACCCATGTCGTGAGCGAGGAATCACTTAAAAAAGCCATCCTCGATTCCGTGCCCAAGGGAACCGAGGATCTCAACCTGAAAGCCATGCAGCTCGGCCTGCAGCTGGGAAAGCAACCATGA
- a CDS encoding transporter substrate-binding domain-containing protein has protein sequence MSSRRIYVAGIIFLLLLCCIVVVSFVLPLLAAPVPVPPDDKLAEIMARGKLVIATDSDYPPNSELIPGSIRTAGTKCTRNEYTADEFTGYNIAVAVEIARRLGVEPCFVTPTRTEIISGSWSDRWDIHIGSLAITPERMKVMYFTQPYYAGPVSIFVNKNNTAYSNPGDLSGKKVGVCAGCILERYLEGTLDLPGQKIDFAIKNATIVAYENEAVALGDLALGDGVKLDGVLTNQPLGEDAMKNGMPLRQLGRPVFYDYDGAAVDKKSGRDPLSFVRKVTGIIREMNQDGTLLKFSQQYYGQDLVTETTRFNTSALGYIPV, from the coding sequence ATGTCTTCCCGGCGCATATATGTGGCAGGAATCATTTTTTTATTACTCCTTTGCTGTATCGTCGTGGTTTCCTTTGTCCTGCCCCTGCTGGCTGCTCCCGTCCCTGTTCCACCGGATGACAAGCTCGCCGAAATAATGGCCCGCGGCAAGCTGGTTATCGCTACGGATTCGGATTATCCTCCCAATTCAGAATTAATACCCGGGAGTATCCGCACTGCGGGCACAAAATGCACCCGGAACGAATATACCGCAGATGAATTCACCGGCTACAATATCGCCGTCGCGGTGGAGATCGCCCGGAGGCTCGGTGTTGAACCCTGTTTTGTCACGCCGACAAGAACCGAGATCATCAGCGGCAGCTGGTCCGACCGGTGGGACATCCACATCGGGTCGCTGGCTATTACGCCGGAACGCATGAAGGTGATGTACTTCACGCAGCCGTATTATGCCGGTCCGGTGAGCATTTTTGTGAATAAGAACAATACCGCCTATTCAAACCCCGGCGATCTGTCAGGAAAGAAGGTCGGAGTATGCGCCGGCTGCATTCTTGAACGTTACCTGGAAGGCACGCTCGACCTGCCCGGCCAGAAGATTGACTTCGCGATCAAAAATGCCACTATTGTGGCCTACGAGAATGAAGCCGTTGCCCTGGGAGACCTTGCTCTCGGGGATGGTGTGAAGCTGGATGGTGTTCTCACCAACCAGCCCCTTGGTGAGGACGCGATGAAAAATGGTATGCCCCTCAGGCAGTTGGGCAGGCCCGTTTTTTATGACTACGACGGTGCAGCAGTGGACAAAAAGAGCGGCAGGGACCCGCTCTCGTTTGTCAGGAAAGTAACCGGTATTATCCGGGAGATGAATCAGGACGGCACGCTGCTTAAGTTCTCACAGCAATACTATGGGCAGGATCTCGTGACAGAAACAACCCGGTTTAATACCAGTGCCCTCGGGTATATCCCCGTTTAG
- a CDS encoding stage II sporulation protein M, whose translation MNEKILRQGVLYFLLLTLVLILGSGIVFFASAATHPGLVRNNAGELQANYLYHVSVITPHMSTLFLQLFVSNAGVALIILLVPLYWVGIWWLNPDHLNTIIRLMKGTVVLLVLALGYNSFSYAYITSKLYPLPVFLVMYFPHGWLEMLAFVLAGTFSLLCTDALREYLCTPRDQSALHPGGIALFIFNRVWRVFLVIAFLLAVAAAIECWITPPLVTSVWEQVLL comes from the coding sequence ATGAACGAAAAAATACTCAGACAGGGCGTTCTGTATTTCCTCCTTCTCACTCTTGTTCTCATTCTGGGCAGTGGGATCGTCTTTTTCGCATCTGCGGCAACCCATCCCGGTCTGGTCCGGAACAATGCCGGTGAACTGCAGGCCAATTACCTGTATCATGTGTCGGTCATCACCCCCCATATGTCCACCCTGTTCCTGCAACTTTTTGTATCCAATGCCGGTGTTGCCCTGATCATCCTGCTCGTTCCCCTGTACTGGGTAGGGATCTGGTGGCTGAACCCCGACCATCTCAATACCATAATCCGGCTGATGAAAGGAACGGTAGTTCTCCTGGTCCTCGCGCTTGGCTATAATTCCTTCAGCTACGCATATATCACGTCGAAACTCTACCCGCTGCCGGTCTTTCTTGTCATGTATTTCCCTCATGGATGGCTTGAGATGCTCGCTTTTGTCCTGGCCGGGACCTTCTCGCTGCTCTGCACGGATGCCCTGCGCGAGTATCTGTGTACTCCTCGCGATCAGTCTGCACTGCATCCCGGCGGGATCGCCCTTTTTATTTTCAACCGGGTATGGCGGGTGTTCCTCGTGATTGCCTTCCTTCTTGCCGTTGCTGCTGCCATTGAATGCTGGATCACCCCTCCTCTGGTCACTTCAGTATGGGAACAGGTCCTGTTGTAG
- a CDS encoding threonine/serine exporter family protein, with the protein MKATDPDPEGHRVDLYLDLGRTLYDAGASVQRISDSVRYCAHTLGDDDVHAFVGNEAIEVGRRTGDRTQIRMHAFREPVRVNATILQGVSRMLASFKSGCTNPAAVRSRLLALRGLPPVFPAWAVIIAVGAACAAFAWLNHADLLSLWVVFIAASAGFAAKLYASPRAGNLYLTVLLSALVASAVALVLLPFSHTATSETALISSLLFLVPGTILINGGLDIIRDHTGCGIARLTSVMAQLLVITGVLLIPLSLIAPETGGLTLIPPGLAGILVSTVAAGIAAFGFSLMMNMPLAALPGCVICGGAARIIREVAILAGLDPIMSVFIAMASATLLAFVIGRFTHVTEVVIAVAAGLPMIPGLAAIVGLNGLFQLAHPATVFQSALIQTTLQSSLYAAGVSLALVAGIIFPLIIITRGKPRI; encoded by the coding sequence GTGAAAGCAACAGATCCGGATCCCGAAGGCCACCGGGTGGATCTCTACCTGGATCTCGGGCGAACCCTCTACGATGCCGGGGCATCGGTCCAGCGCATCAGTGATTCGGTCCGGTACTGTGCCCATACCCTGGGCGATGACGATGTCCATGCGTTCGTGGGCAATGAAGCGATCGAGGTCGGGCGCCGCACCGGCGACCGGACCCAGATCCGGATGCACGCGTTCCGGGAACCGGTGCGGGTCAATGCCACCATCCTGCAGGGTGTCAGCCGGATGCTCGCTTCCTTTAAGAGCGGCTGTACAAATCCTGCTGCTGTCAGGAGCAGGCTGCTGGCGTTACGGGGCCTGCCCCCGGTCTTTCCTGCATGGGCTGTCATTATTGCAGTCGGTGCGGCCTGTGCTGCGTTTGCGTGGCTGAACCATGCCGACCTGCTCTCCCTCTGGGTGGTCTTCATCGCTGCCTCGGCAGGTTTTGCCGCAAAGCTCTATGCCTCTCCCCGGGCCGGCAACCTGTACCTCACCGTGCTGCTGTCCGCTCTCGTTGCATCGGCCGTTGCGCTGGTCCTGCTGCCGTTCTCCCATACGGCAACTTCGGAGACGGCGCTCATCTCATCGCTCCTGTTTCTTGTGCCCGGTACCATTCTCATCAATGGCGGGCTCGATATCATACGGGACCATACCGGCTGCGGGATCGCCCGGCTCACCTCCGTTATGGCACAGCTGCTGGTCATCACCGGCGTACTGCTGATCCCGCTCTCCCTGATTGCCCCGGAAACGGGCGGGTTAACCCTTATCCCCCCTGGCCTGGCCGGCATCCTGGTCAGTACTGTCGCTGCCGGTATCGCGGCATTCGGTTTTTCGCTCATGATGAATATGCCCCTTGCCGCACTTCCGGGATGCGTGATCTGCGGTGGTGCTGCACGGATTATCCGGGAAGTGGCGATCCTTGCCGGTCTCGATCCCATCATGAGTGTCTTCATCGCGATGGCGTCGGCCACGCTCCTCGCATTCGTGATCGGCCGGTTCACCCATGTCACCGAAGTGGTGATCGCGGTGGCGGCTGGTCTCCCGATGATTCCCGGACTTGCTGCAATCGTGGGGCTCAACGGCCTCTTCCAGCTCGCTCACCCGGCGACAGTATTCCAGTCCGCACTTATCCAGACTACCCTGCAGAGCTCGCTCTATGCAGCGGGTGTCTCTCTCGCGCTGGTTGCGGGGATCATATTCCCGCTCATCATCATCACCCGGGGAAAGCCCCGGATATAA
- a CDS encoding ATP-grasp domain-containing protein, translated as MKLREHEAKNVIKEFGIPVPAGFLIRTAAELPAHLDALGDKIVLKAQVDVGGRGKAGGILMADKKTAVATAEALFKREIKGLPVKEILAEQRLDIQHEYYLSITVDRSSKQPLILFTEAGGVDIEITAKENPGAIKKVIANPLMRDLPPFMLRELAGKAPKEIMPIINKLYRVFLEKDALLAEINPLVTTPQGVFAADAKIIVDDNALGRQGFTVNRDLTDREREAEKHGFSYVELNGAIGVIGNGAGLTMSTLDLIEFYGGKAANFLDVGGGAESERVMHAVRLVASVPTVKVIVVNLLGGITKCDEVAKGIIAAGISQKVIVRLAGTNEAEGRRLLTEKGYEMLPTMDLVVKKAVEVTA; from the coding sequence ATGAAGTTACGTGAGCATGAGGCAAAGAACGTCATTAAGGAGTTCGGGATCCCCGTCCCGGCAGGATTCCTGATCCGTACAGCAGCAGAATTACCGGCACATCTCGATGCGCTCGGCGATAAGATTGTCCTGAAAGCACAGGTGGATGTCGGCGGCCGGGGCAAGGCCGGTGGTATCCTGATGGCGGATAAGAAGACCGCTGTCGCTACCGCAGAAGCGCTGTTCAAAAGAGAGATCAAGGGGCTCCCGGTCAAAGAGATCCTTGCCGAGCAGCGGCTCGATATCCAGCACGAGTACTATCTCTCGATCACGGTTGACCGCTCCAGCAAGCAGCCGCTCATTCTTTTCACGGAAGCCGGTGGCGTGGATATCGAGATCACCGCAAAGGAAAATCCCGGTGCAATAAAAAAAGTGATCGCGAACCCCCTCATGCGGGATCTCCCGCCCTTCATGCTCCGGGAGCTCGCAGGAAAAGCCCCAAAAGAGATCATGCCCATCATCAACAAGCTCTACCGGGTCTTCCTGGAAAAGGACGCTTTGCTCGCCGAGATCAACCCGCTCGTCACCACCCCGCAGGGAGTCTTTGCGGCCGATGCGAAGATCATTGTTGACGACAATGCGCTCGGACGGCAGGGTTTCACGGTCAACCGGGATCTCACCGACCGCGAACGAGAAGCCGAGAAGCACGGGTTCTCGTACGTGGAACTCAACGGGGCAATCGGTGTGATCGGTAACGGTGCCGGGCTCACGATGTCCACCCTTGACCTGATCGAGTTCTATGGCGGAAAAGCCGCAAACTTCCTCGATGTAGGTGGCGGTGCCGAGAGCGAGCGGGTCATGCACGCGGTGCGACTCGTTGCGAGTGTTCCGACCGTCAAAGTCATTGTCGTGAACCTGCTGGGCGGGATCACCAAGTGCGACGAGGTGGCAAAGGGCATCATCGCGGCCGGCATCTCCCAGAAAGTGATCGTCCGGCTCGCGGGCACCAACGAAGCAGAGGGCCGGCGTCTCCTGACCGAAAAAGGCTACGAGATGCTCCCGACCATGGACCTTGTGGTCAAGAAGGCAGTCGAGGTGACCGCATGA
- a CDS encoding RNB domain-containing ribonuclease, which produces MKHRRPVDLKAISFFAMQKYGFKPEYPKAVIREVNAIHPDASNAVGKDGQDLRALLWSSIDNVDSQDLDQMEYCERGMDDEIHVRVAIADVDHYVPKHSQADQYASYNGTSVYTGIVTYPLLPDRLSKGISSLLPGQDCRAVIIEYTVLPDGSVRHGNLYRAIVANKAKLIYEEVGDWLEGDGPIPPTVRDVEGLEAQVRLQHEAALRLKKFRTEQGALELETIEPEPVVEGNTVKALVVQKKNMARNLIEEFMVAANGTTVAFLGNAGIPMIQRIVRIPKHWDGIVLTAATYGETLPDQPDAKALTEFLSRQKEADPVRFPDLSLTIVKLMGAGEYVPLDPGEEPIGHFALAVTDYTHGTAPNRRYVDLIIQRLVKTVLDKKESPYTIEELVDQSAWLTEKEKGSKKVERFMRKAAAAVLLQDRIGTTFDALVTGASEKGTYVRLINPPAEGRVMQGQQGLRVGQKVRVRLLQTDPMNGYVDFACTGRD; this is translated from the coding sequence ATGAAACACCGCCGCCCCGTTGACCTTAAGGCCATCTCTTTTTTTGCCATGCAGAAGTACGGCTTCAAACCCGAGTACCCGAAGGCCGTTATCCGGGAAGTGAACGCGATACACCCGGATGCATCGAATGCTGTCGGAAAGGACGGGCAGGATCTCCGGGCCCTCCTGTGGTCCTCGATCGATAATGTCGACTCCCAGGATCTCGACCAGATGGAATATTGCGAACGCGGCATGGATGATGAGATCCATGTCAGGGTTGCCATTGCCGATGTCGATCACTATGTTCCCAAGCACTCGCAGGCCGACCAGTACGCATCCTACAACGGCACTTCAGTCTATACAGGAATCGTCACCTATCCCCTGCTGCCGGACCGGCTCTCAAAAGGCATCTCCTCGCTCCTGCCGGGCCAGGATTGCAGGGCGGTGATCATTGAATACACCGTGCTCCCGGACGGAAGTGTCCGCCACGGCAACCTCTACCGGGCGATCGTTGCCAACAAGGCCAAGCTCATCTATGAAGAAGTCGGGGACTGGCTGGAAGGTGACGGTCCCATTCCCCCCACGGTGCGGGATGTTGAGGGGCTTGAAGCACAGGTGCGGTTGCAGCACGAGGCCGCCCTCCGGTTAAAAAAATTCCGCACGGAACAGGGTGCGCTCGAACTCGAGACGATAGAACCCGAGCCGGTTGTTGAGGGCAACACCGTAAAAGCACTTGTTGTCCAGAAGAAGAATATGGCGCGGAACCTGATCGAGGAGTTCATGGTGGCGGCGAATGGTACTACCGTGGCATTTCTCGGAAATGCGGGGATTCCGATGATCCAGCGCATCGTCCGCATCCCGAAACACTGGGACGGGATCGTGCTGACGGCTGCTACCTATGGAGAGACACTTCCCGACCAGCCGGATGCAAAGGCACTCACGGAATTTTTAAGCCGCCAGAAAGAAGCCGATCCGGTTCGCTTCCCGGACCTGTCACTCACGATTGTAAAACTGATGGGGGCCGGCGAATACGTTCCGCTCGATCCCGGTGAAGAACCCATAGGTCACTTCGCTCTTGCAGTCACCGACTACACGCACGGCACGGCCCCGAACCGGCGCTATGTCGATCTCATCATCCAGCGGCTGGTAAAGACCGTGCTCGACAAAAAAGAGAGCCCCTACACGATCGAAGAACTTGTAGACCAGTCGGCGTGGCTGACCGAGAAGGAGAAAGGATCAAAGAAAGTCGAACGGTTCATGCGCAAAGCCGCGGCTGCCGTGTTGCTCCAGGACAGGATCGGCACCACGTTTGATGCACTGGTAACCGGTGCTTCAGAGAAGGGGACGTATGTCCGGCTCATCAACCCCCCTGCGGAAGGCCGGGTGATGCAGGGCCAGCAGGGTCTCCGGGTTGGCCAGAAAGTCCGGGTCCGGCTGCTCCAGACAGATCCGATGAACGGGTATGTCGACTTTGCCTGCACGGGCAGGGATTAA
- a CDS encoding pyridoxamine 5'-phosphate oxidase family protein, producing the protein MALKEKILDVVEGPHPAAVATVAGGLPAVRFMVLAGFPDMTFVGATMKNTHKVAELKKNPHAAISIWSGKEFTDPYVEIKAKGEVHEDLATKKRYWNPMFEQYFKSVDNPDFVVLIFSADEITYHEPKMMGQEIWKR; encoded by the coding sequence ATGGCACTCAAGGAAAAGATCCTGGATGTGGTTGAAGGCCCGCACCCGGCCGCAGTCGCGACGGTTGCCGGAGGGCTGCCCGCGGTACGGTTCATGGTACTGGCAGGATTTCCCGATATGACCTTTGTGGGCGCGACAATGAAGAACACCCACAAAGTTGCAGAACTTAAAAAAAATCCCCATGCTGCCATCTCCATCTGGTCCGGTAAGGAATTTACCGATCCCTATGTCGAGATCAAGGCAAAAGGGGAAGTGCACGAGGACCTGGCAACAAAAAAGCGTTACTGGAACCCGATGTTTGAACAGTATTTCAAATCCGTTGACAACCCGGATTTTGTCGTCCTGATATTCTCCGCAGATGAGATCACGTATCACGAACCAAAGATGATGGGACAGGAAATCTGGAAGCGGTAA
- the sucD gene encoding succinate--CoA ligase subunit alpha, which yields MIYGDKKTGILVQGATGKQGEFHIGLMNAYAREVGGRGVVAGVTPGKGGQQVHGVPVYNTVRQAMGEHDIGASVIFVPAGAAADAIMEEANAGIETIVCITEHIPVHDTMKAVAYATMQGSSVIGPNCPGLLSPGEVKMGIMPSGLFSRGNVGVISRSGTLTYEVVDELTRAGIGQSTVVGIGGDPVIGQTFVDVLKQFEHDPQTKAVVLIGEVGGNLEEEGAKCTDLPIVAYIAGISAPPDKRMGHAGAIVEGGEGDARSKIARLKKNGVPVASRPSEIPDMVRKLFCGC from the coding sequence ATGATCTACGGCGATAAGAAAACGGGGATTCTCGTGCAGGGAGCCACCGGCAAACAGGGCGAGTTCCACATCGGGCTCATGAATGCCTATGCCCGCGAAGTCGGCGGCAGGGGTGTTGTTGCGGGAGTCACTCCCGGCAAGGGTGGCCAGCAGGTGCACGGTGTCCCCGTCTACAATACGGTCAGGCAAGCGATGGGCGAGCACGATATCGGTGCCAGCGTCATCTTTGTGCCCGCCGGTGCAGCAGCCGATGCCATCATGGAGGAGGCAAATGCCGGTATCGAGACGATCGTCTGCATCACCGAGCACATTCCCGTGCACGACACGATGAAGGCAGTCGCGTACGCAACCATGCAGGGTTCTTCGGTCATCGGCCCCAACTGTCCCGGGCTCCTCTCTCCCGGAGAAGTCAAGATGGGCATCATGCCCTCGGGATTATTCTCACGCGGGAATGTCGGTGTCATCTCCCGGAGCGGCACTCTCACGTATGAAGTCGTGGACGAACTCACCCGGGCCGGTATCGGCCAGAGCACGGTGGTCGGGATCGGCGGCGACCCGGTGATCGGCCAGACTTTCGTGGACGTGCTCAAACAGTTCGAGCACGATCCGCAGACCAAGGCGGTCGTGCTGATCGGCGAAGTGGGTGGCAACCTCGAAGAGGAAGGGGCGAAATGCACAGACCTCCCGATCGTTGCCTACATCGCCGGCATATCAGCACCGCCCGACAAGCGGATGGGGCACGCGGGTGCGATCGTGGAGGGTGGCGAAGGCGATGCCCGCTCCAAGATCGCCCGGCTCAAGAAGAACGGCGTGCCGGTTGCATCCCGCCCCTCGGAGATTCCGGATATGGTCCGGAAGCTCTTCTGCGGGTGCTGA